The genomic interval CAGTGAACCCCGCCAGCTCTACTGGAACGCGCCGAGTCACCTCGTCACCGCTTTTCATGCCAACTCCCCGCACCCCGACTGTCAGTGGCCGCCTCTACAGTTTTCGGCATGGCGACCCTTCCCAACCCGCTGCCGACGCTGGCGGCCGACCCGAGCGGCAGCTCGCTCGGGCTTGAACTCCCCGCCGGGAGTCTGATCGACGTGACCGCCGAAGGTCCGGCGGACGAACCGTTGTTGTGGTGTGCGGACGAGCCGGCGAGGCCCGGGGACTACGACGCCCTCCAGCCCGCGCGCCGGGCCGCCGGGCTGCTCCCCGTGCTGTTGGACCTGGGTGGCGATGAAGGCGCCCTGGACGAATGGCACTTGCTGCCCGACGAGGCGTCGTATCCGGGGGATCATGACGCCGAAGAGGTCCTGGAGGAGTTCTGGGAGGAGTACGCGGCGGACGAACTCGCCCCGGACGCCGACCGTCCCGGCACGGACTCCTTCGCCGAGGCCGTGGTCGAGAACTTCGGTGAGCAGGCCACGTACGACGAGATGATCGCGCCGTACGGTCCCGAGTGGCCCGGCCTCGCCGAACCGCTCACCCTGGTCGCCGATCCGGACGCGCGGGCCGCCGAGATCGCCGACTCCCTTGCGGGCAGCGGCTCTTGGCTCAAGGAACCGCACCTCGCCCTCGTCCCGGCCCGCCGCAGCGCCGACATCCCGGCGGCGATCGGCTGGACCGGGCAGATCAACTACGAGGGGGACGTGGCCCGGCTCTGTGCCGTGCTGCGCTCCTGGGAGGACCGCTTCGGCATACGCGTCGTGGCCCTCACCGCCGACCAGTTGGTGCTGTCGGTCGCGGCCCCGCCGACCACCCAGGAGCAGGCCGAGGCGATCGCCGCCGAGCACTTCGCCTTCTGCCCGGACAACATCACCCAGGGCCGTCACGAGACCCTGCGCGCGTACGCCCGGCACGAGGTCCTCGACCAGCGGGTGTGGTCCTTCTGGTGGGACTGAACTGACGTCATCCGCTTGTCGATCACGGGGCCGCGGATAGGGTGGGCGGTGATCTACAGGGACGGGCTGGGCGAGGGCGGCGGACGGCGTGGGCGGTGCCGAGGAGAGCGGAACCACGGGCACCGGGCGCCCGACGTCACGGGACGTCGCCCGGCTCGCAGGCGTGTCGCACACCGCGGTGTCCTTCGTGTTCAACGGCCGGGCCGACGGCAACCTCTCCCCCGCCACCCAGGAACGCATCCGGCAGGCCGCGGCCCAGCTGGGCTACCGCCCCGACCCGGTGGCCCGCGGTCTGCGCCGTCGCCGTACGGCCGTGATCGGGCTGGTCACCGACGAGATCGCGTCCTCGCCGTTCGCCGGCCGGCTGCTGCGCGGCGCCATGGAGACCGCCTGGGACAGGGACCACCTCGTCCTCACCGTCGACTCCGGCGGTGACCCGGTCAAGGAGGACGCGGCCGTCGCGGAACTGCTCGACCGGCGCGTGGACGGCATCATCTACGCGGCGATGTCGCTGCGCCGGGTCCGCGTCCCCGAGGGCCTGCGCCGCACCCACTCCGTGCTGGCCAACTGCCTTCCCGAGGACGACTCCCTGCCCGCCGTGGTCCCCGCCGAGCGAGCCGGGGGCCGTACGGCCGCCCGGCTGCTGCTCACAGCCGGCCACCGCCGAGTCGCCGTGATCGGCGGTCTGGACGACATCGCCTCGGCGGAACGTACCCGCGGCATCCGGGAGGCCCTGCGCGCCGAGGGCGTCACCGTGCCCGCGGAGTGGATCGTGCGCGGCGGCGGCGAGATCTCCGCGGGATACGCGGGGGCGCTGCGCCTGCTCGACGGGGTCGGTCCGAGCCGTCGCCCCACCGGCGTCCTGTGCTACAACGACCGCGTCGCGGCGGGCGTCCTGCACGCCGCGACCCGGCTCGGGATCGACGTGCCCGCCGATCTGTCGGTGGTCGGCTACGACGACCAGGAACACATGGCCGCGTTCCTCACCCCGCCCCTCACCTCGGTCGCCCTGCCGCACCGCGCGATGGGCGAGGCGGCGGCCCGACTGCTCCTGGACGCCATCGAAGCCGGCCAGGCACCGCCGGCAACCGTCCGCCGCCTACCCTGCCCGGTAATCACCCGAGCCTCCGTGGGCCCGGCCCCCACCCCCTGACCCGGGCCCCCGGCCCGTCGACGACCAGCTCGGCGGTGTCGCCGGGGCGTCGGTAGACGCGCTCGGTGACCATGGCTCGGTCCGCGACGAAGAGTTCGAGGAGGGAGCCGTCGACGAGGAGTCGGAGGGTGAGTTCCGGCGTCTTCGGTACGTGCACGGTGATCGGGGCGGAGCCTTCCCCGCCGGTTCGGGGCCAGGCGGCGCGGTCGAGGACGACGGTCCCGGAGGCGGGGTCTGCGCGGACGGTCAGCTCCTGGCCCGCCGCGTCCCGGAGCAGGGTCACCGTGGTCGGTTCGCAGGCGGTGACCGTCAGGTCGTAGGCGTCCGGAAGCGGAACCCGGGCCGGCGCGGTGACGAACGGCTCGGCCGGGTGGAGTTGGTCGAGTTCCGGGGCCGGGCTCACCCGCAGTGATCCGTCGGGGTGGACGTCGACGACCCGTGGCGCGGTGAGGACGCCCGCCCATCCGGCCCTGTCCAACTCCTCCTGCGGGCGGGCCTCCCACGACCAGCCCCAGAGCAGTGCGCGGTCCGGCTCCTGGAGCACGGCGGGGGCGTAGAAGTCCCGCCCCTGGTCGAGTCGGCCGCCGGCGCGCGGTGCGAAACTCAACCCGCCCTGGCCGTCCGGCTCCAGACGGCCCGTCAGGTAACCGGTGGAGCAGGGGTCCCCGTCCCACAGGGACACCAGAAGCACGTGCTCGCCGCCTGCCGTCCGGTACAGGTGCGGGCACTCCCAGCCCACCGACTTGTCGCCGAACACGCCCGCGGCCACCGGGTCCCGGCCGTCCAGCAGCACACCGGCGAACCGCCAGTCGGTCAGGTCGTCGCAGTCGTAGAGCAGGACCGACGGCGTGCCGTCGGCGTGCCCGGCGCCGACGAGGGCCCAGCGCCGGTCCTCGTGGTGGAAGACGAACGGGTCGCGGAACATCACCACGTCCAGTCCCGGGGGCGGTCCTGTCACCACCGGCGTCGGCAGCGGCTTCCACTCGGTCAGCAGCTCGTCGTCCGGGTCCGCCGCTCGTGCCAGGCAGATGGTGCCGAGTCCGGTGTGGGCATGGTCAACTCCCGTGTACACGGCGGTCGGTGTGCCCGCGTCGTCGGTCACACAGCCCGACCAGCAGCCCGCCTCGTCGGGGCCGCCCGGCGTCGGGGTGAGCGCGATCGGGTGGTGCTCCCAGTGCGCGAGGTCGGTGCTGGAGGCATGCCCCCAGTGGACGTTCGCGTGCACCGGTGCGTCGGGGTTGTGCTGGTAGAAGAGGTGGTAGCGGTCCCGCCAACGGAACGGCCCATTGGGGTCGTTGATCCAGCCGGCGGGCGGACGGACCCTGAAACGCGGCGCGTTGGGGTCATTGCTCAACGGTTGACTCCTGCGGACGTGATGCCCTCGCGCAGAGGGCGCTGGCCGACGACGAACACGGCGACGGCGGGAAGCATCGAGAGCACGACCCCGGCCAGGACCACCGAGATGGACCCGGTGCCGAGGTTGCCCTGGAGGGAGACCAGACCCAGCGGAAGCGTGTAGTTCTGGCTGGAGGTCTCCAGGATCAGCGGGCGGAAGAACTCGTTCCAGTGGTAGTTGAAGGCCAGTACGCCGACGATCGCCAGGCCGGGTGTGGCCAGCGGCGCGTACACCGAGCGGAAGATCCGCCAGGTCCCCGCGCCGTCCAGCATGGCCGCCTCGCCCAGGTCCTTCGGCATGCCGAGGAAGTACTGGCGCATCAGGAACGTGCCGAAGGCGGTCGGGAAGGCCGGGATGATCAGGCCGAGGAGCGTGTCGGTGAGGCCCATCGTCTTCAGCACCAGGAACACCGGCACGATGGTGACCTGCAACGGCACCATCATGGTCGCCAGGACCAGGCCGAAGAGCGGCTTCTTGAAGCGGAACTCCAGGCGCGCGAAGGCGTATCCGGCCAGCCCCGCCGTGATCATCTGGCCGACGGCGATCAGCGCCGTCACCAGCGTGGAGTTCAGGGCGAGCAGCCACACGTCGATCTGATCGAAGACCCCGCGGTAGGCCGCGGTCGTCGGGTGCGTCGGGATGATCTGCGGGGGCAGGTCGAAGGACTGGGCCGGAGTGCGCAGCGAGGTGGCGACGGTCCAGATGACCGGGCCCAGCGTCACCAGGGCGCACACGGTCAGTCCGGCGATCCGGGCCCAGGGGGTGAGGGAATGGCGGAGGCGGCTCAGGGTCGGGGTTGCTTGGCTCATAGCGCTCATGCGGCTCACCGGCTCACTGGTAGTGGACGAAACGCCGGCTGAGCCGGAACTGGACGGCGGTGACCGCCATGATCAGCGCGAAGAGCAGCACGCCCACCGCGGATGCCTCGCCGAAGTCGAGCTGCTCGAAGGCCCTTTCGTAGATCACCATCACCACGGTGCGGGTGGCGTCGCCGGGTCCGCCGTCGGTGAGGACGTAGGGCTGTTCGAAGACCTGGAGGGCGTTGATGATGCCGACCACCGAGGCGACGAGCAGGGTCGGCGACAGCAGCGGCAGCGTGATGCCGAGGTGCTTGCGCAGGCCGGTCGCGCCGTCGAGGGCGGCGGCCTCGTGGATCTCCTTGGGGATGTTGTTCAGGCCGCCGATGAACAGCAGGAACGAGAAGCCGAACTGCTGCCAGACGTAGACCAGGATCACCGTGGCCATCGCCGCGTGCTCCGAGGTCAGCCAGGGCACGGGCGCGACGCCGACCAGGCCGATCAGCCAGTTCACCACCCCGAAGTCCTGGTTGAACAGGTACTTCATCACCACCGAGATGGACGCGGCGGACAGCACCAGCGGGAAGAAGAACGCCGAACGGAACACCGACCGCAGCCACACCGGCATCCGCCCGTTCAGCGCGAGCGCCAGCGTCAGCGCGATCAGCAGTTGCAGCGTGACCGCGAGGACCATGAAGAGGAGCGTGTTGCGGAAGGAGACCAGAACGGTCGAATCCGTGAAGGTCGTACGGTAGTTGGCGCCCCCGGCGAAACGGGGCGGGTCGATCACGTTCCAGTGGAACAGGCTCAGCACGACGGACCCGATGATCGGCACGACCGTGAAGACGACGATGCCGACGACCGTGGGCGCCAGGAACAGCGCGGCCAGCAGCCGGGTGCCGCGGTCGCGGGCGGACGGCCGCACGGCGGCGGCGGATGGCGTGGCGGGCCGCGAACTGACGGGCGGACCCTGAGAGTTCGGACCCTGAGAGTTCGGAACCTGGGAGTCCGGGACCTGGGTGTTCGTCATACCTCACGCTCCATGGCCTGCTCCAGGGCGCCCTGCATCCGGCGCAGCGCGGGACCCACCGCACGCGGCGAGGCCAGCGCCGTGCCGGTGTACTTGAGCAGCACGTCGGTCACCTCGGCGACCTGCGGCGGCGCGGGGATCGGGCCGGTGTCGGGAAAGCGGTCGAGGGTGTCGTAGAAGACCCGCCAGTGCGCCGGGCCGCTCGTCGCGTAGCGGGCGGCGTTCAGCATCGAACGCCGGGCCGGGGTGGTCTGGTTGGTCCGGAACAGCCGGGTCATGGTGTCCTTGCGGGCCGCGTACTTGATGAACTCCCAGGCGGCTTCCTGCTTCTTCGAGGTGCGCAGCAGCGCGTAGCCCGCCGCGCCGAACTGGTGGCGCTGGGTACGCCAGCGCGGGAAGTACTGCACGTCGTAGCCGTCGGCCCGCACGCCGGCCTGTTGCAGGCCGCCCGCCCAGAAGCCGCCCGCCGGTGTGACGCCGACGCGGCCGGTGGAGAACACGCCGACCAGGTTGCTGCCGTTGCCGCCCTCGGGCCGGGTGCACAGGTCGTCCTGGACGAGGGAGGCGAGATAGTCGTACGCCTCCTCGACCCGGTCGGTGGCGGCCTGCGGGGTCGTCCAGCGGAAGCCGCCGCCGCGCCCCCGTCGGTCGGCGGCCGGGTAGAAGGTGTCCCACAGCCAGGAGCCGCCGGGCGCCTTCGACTCCTTCAGCAGGTTGGTGCCGTTCGCGAAGAGCCAGGGCACCACGCCGCCCCACAGCCGGTTGGTCCAGAAGTACGGCGTGAAGTGCGAACCGCCGGTTCGCTTCATCTCCCGCAGCAGCGCGGTGAAGTCGTCGCGGCTCCAGTCGGCCGCCGGGAACCCCGCGCCCGCCCGCTTCAGCACCTGCTTGTTGAGGTACATGTCGGCGGCGTTGAACTCCATGGGCAGCTGGTAGAGGTTGCCCTCGTACATCATCGACTCCACCAGCGAGGGGTGGACGTCGGCGAAGTACTCACGCAGTTCCGCCGCGTCCCGCCGCACCCAGCGGTCCAGGGACACGCCGAGCCGCCGGGCGAACAACTGCACGCCCTCGGTGGCCACATACACCAGGTCGGGAGCGGTGCCCGCGGCGATCTGGGTGAGGATCTTCGCGAAGAAGTCCGACCAGTCGACGGCCTGCACCGCGTTCACCCGCAGCGGGATGTCGGGGTGGAGCCGGTGGAAGCCCTTGGTGAGGGCGTCGACGGTGGCCGGGTCGAAGGCGGAGCCGAGGGTGGCGACGACGAGGGAGCCGTCGTCCCGGCCGGGGATGTCGGCTCCGGTGAGCCGGTCCCAGCTCGCGGCGGTACCGGCCAGGGCGGCTGCTCCGGCCCCGTACGCGCCGTACCGCAGCAGCGTGCGGCGGGGGAGGTGCGAGTCAGTCATCGGACGGGCCTAACTCGTGTTAGTTCAGGGGTGATGCCCCAGATGATGGGAACCGGGCGGCAGGCCTGTCAAGGGTCGGGAACGCTTGACCTTTAACGAGTTAGGTCTACAGTCCTCGTTCATCTGAGCCGATTTTTCACGCCCTCCGCACCGTGAGCCGCACTCGCGTGTGTGACGAGCCGCCACGGGCCCTCATGGGCCGTCACGAGAGGAACGATGCGTCATGCCCGGAACGGCGGGAATTTCCAGGAGATCACTGTTCGCGGGATCGGCGGCGGGCACCGCCACCGCGCTGCTGTCCACCGGCACGGCCACGGCCGCTCCGAAGCCCAGGCCCAAGCCCGGGGCCACGGCCGAGAGCGGGACCAACTCCGCCGCGAGCGGGGCGAGTTACCGCGCCGGGTACCACTTCACGGTCCCCGACCAGTGGAAGAACGACCCGCAGCGGCCCGTCTGGATCGACGGCGAGTACCACTACTACTACCTCTACAACGCCGACTACTTCACCGGCGTCGTCGGCACCGCATGGCGCCTGGCCACCACCAAGGACCTGGTCTCCTTCACCGACCGCGGGGTCGCCGTGCCCAAGGACACCACGGTCAACGGCGATCTCTGGTCGGGTTCGGTGGTGGTCGACACCGGCGACACGGCCGGATTCGGCGCGGGCGCGGTCGTCGTCATCGTCACCATGTCTCCCGGCGGCGGCACCGACCACCAGGAGCAGTTCCTGTACTACTCGACCGACGGCGGTCTCACCTTCACCAACCACGGGACCGACCCGGTCCTGCCCAACCCCGGCGTCGCCGACTTCCGCGACCCCAAGGTGATCCGCGACGAGGACCGGGACCGCTGGGTGATGGCCCTCGCCGAGAACGACAAGATCGGCTTCTACCACTCCGACGACCTCAGGTCCTGGACGTACGCGAACGGTTTCGTCCACGACGGCATCGGCGTCCTGGAGTGCCCCGACCTGTTCCGCGTCACCGCCGGCGACGGCACCGTGAAATGGGTGCTCGGCGTGAGCGCCAACGGCAAGAGCGCGGGGCTGCCCAACACGTACGCCTACTGGACGGGTTCCTTCGACGGCAGCGCGTTCACCGCTGACACGAGTGACCCGCAGTGGCTCGACCACGGCTGGGACTGGTACGCCGGCGTCACCTTCGAGAAGCGGGACGCGAGCGGCGCGGTGGACGCGGCCGCCCGGTACGCGATCGGCTGGGTGAACAACTGGGACTACGCCGACACCACCCCCACCATCGACTGCGACGGCTTCAACGGCACCGACTCCGTCGTCCGCGAGGTCACCCTGGAGAAGGCGTCCGACACCACCTACTACCTCGCCTCCCGGCCCGTCGCCGGCCTC from Streptomyces sp. NBC_01288 carries:
- a CDS encoding glycoside hydrolase family 32 protein; translated protein: MPGTAGISRRSLFAGSAAGTATALLSTGTATAAPKPRPKPGATAESGTNSAASGASYRAGYHFTVPDQWKNDPQRPVWIDGEYHYYYLYNADYFTGVVGTAWRLATTKDLVSFTDRGVAVPKDTTVNGDLWSGSVVVDTGDTAGFGAGAVVVIVTMSPGGGTDHQEQFLYYSTDGGLTFTNHGTDPVLPNPGVADFRDPKVIRDEDRDRWVMALAENDKIGFYHSDDLRSWTYANGFVHDGIGVLECPDLFRVTAGDGTVKWVLGVSANGKSAGLPNTYAYWTGSFDGSAFTADTSDPQWLDHGWDWYAGVTFEKRDASGAVDAAARYAIGWVNNWDYADTTPTIDCDGFNGTDSVVREVTLEKASDTTYYLASRPVAGLDAHVSRTVNLGDVTVNGTKVLDYTGISYEVTTEITWSQLTGAGLQLRRSPSGGRHIDAGVYDDYAFLNRRNTVNADTSGKWQESHTPFDPSAGTVRLRILVDRTSVEMFVDDGRYVHTSQVFPYLLDTGLALFTIGGSAVFRDTVIREFSV
- a CDS encoding DUF4253 domain-containing protein; this encodes MATLPNPLPTLAADPSGSSLGLELPAGSLIDVTAEGPADEPLLWCADEPARPGDYDALQPARRAAGLLPVLLDLGGDEGALDEWHLLPDEASYPGDHDAEEVLEEFWEEYAADELAPDADRPGTDSFAEAVVENFGEQATYDEMIAPYGPEWPGLAEPLTLVADPDARAAEIADSLAGSGSWLKEPHLALVPARRSADIPAAIGWTGQINYEGDVARLCAVLRSWEDRFGIRVVALTADQLVLSVAAPPTTQEQAEAIAAEHFAFCPDNITQGRHETLRAYARHEVLDQRVWSFWWD
- a CDS encoding extracellular solute-binding protein, with the translated sequence MTDSHLPRRTLLRYGAYGAGAAALAGTAASWDRLTGADIPGRDDGSLVVATLGSAFDPATVDALTKGFHRLHPDIPLRVNAVQAVDWSDFFAKILTQIAAGTAPDLVYVATEGVQLFARRLGVSLDRWVRRDAAELREYFADVHPSLVESMMYEGNLYQLPMEFNAADMYLNKQVLKRAGAGFPAADWSRDDFTALLREMKRTGGSHFTPYFWTNRLWGGVVPWLFANGTNLLKESKAPGGSWLWDTFYPAADRRGRGGGFRWTTPQAATDRVEEAYDYLASLVQDDLCTRPEGGNGSNLVGVFSTGRVGVTPAGGFWAGGLQQAGVRADGYDVQYFPRWRTQRHQFGAAGYALLRTSKKQEAAWEFIKYAARKDTMTRLFRTNQTTPARRSMLNAARYATSGPAHWRVFYDTLDRFPDTGPIPAPPQVAEVTDVLLKYTGTALASPRAVGPALRRMQGALEQAMEREV
- a CDS encoding glycoside hydrolase family 32 protein, with the protein product MSNDPNAPRFRVRPPAGWINDPNGPFRWRDRYHLFYQHNPDAPVHANVHWGHASSTDLAHWEHHPIALTPTPGGPDEAGCWSGCVTDDAGTPTAVYTGVDHAHTGLGTICLARAADPDDELLTEWKPLPTPVVTGPPPGLDVVMFRDPFVFHHEDRRWALVGAGHADGTPSVLLYDCDDLTDWRFAGVLLDGRDPVAAGVFGDKSVGWECPHLYRTAGGEHVLLVSLWDGDPCSTGYLTGRLEPDGQGGLSFAPRAGGRLDQGRDFYAPAVLQEPDRALLWGWSWEARPQEELDRAGWAGVLTAPRVVDVHPDGSLRVSPAPELDQLHPAEPFVTAPARVPLPDAYDLTVTACEPTTVTLLRDAAGQELTVRADPASGTVVLDRAAWPRTGGEGSAPITVHVPKTPELTLRLLVDGSLLELFVADRAMVTERVYRRPGDTAELVVDGPGARVRGWGPGPRRLG
- a CDS encoding carbohydrate ABC transporter permease; the protein is MSQATPTLSRLRHSLTPWARIAGLTVCALVTLGPVIWTVATSLRTPAQSFDLPPQIIPTHPTTAAYRGVFDQIDVWLLALNSTLVTALIAVGQMITAGLAGYAFARLEFRFKKPLFGLVLATMMVPLQVTIVPVFLVLKTMGLTDTLLGLIIPAFPTAFGTFLMRQYFLGMPKDLGEAAMLDGAGTWRIFRSVYAPLATPGLAIVGVLAFNYHWNEFFRPLILETSSQNYTLPLGLVSLQGNLGTGSISVVLAGVVLSMLPAVAVFVVGQRPLREGITSAGVNR
- a CDS encoding carbohydrate ABC transporter permease; the protein is MTNTQVPDSQVPNSQGPNSQGPPVSSRPATPSAAAVRPSARDRGTRLLAALFLAPTVVGIVVFTVVPIIGSVVLSLFHWNVIDPPRFAGGANYRTTFTDSTVLVSFRNTLLFMVLAVTLQLLIALTLALALNGRMPVWLRSVFRSAFFFPLVLSAASISVVMKYLFNQDFGVVNWLIGLVGVAPVPWLTSEHAAMATVILVYVWQQFGFSFLLFIGGLNNIPKEIHEAAALDGATGLRKHLGITLPLLSPTLLVASVVGIINALQVFEQPYVLTDGGPGDATRTVVMVIYERAFEQLDFGEASAVGVLLFALIMAVTAVQFRLSRRFVHYQ
- a CDS encoding LacI family DNA-binding transcriptional regulator, yielding MGGAEESGTTGTGRPTSRDVARLAGVSHTAVSFVFNGRADGNLSPATQERIRQAAAQLGYRPDPVARGLRRRRTAVIGLVTDEIASSPFAGRLLRGAMETAWDRDHLVLTVDSGGDPVKEDAAVAELLDRRVDGIIYAAMSLRRVRVPEGLRRTHSVLANCLPEDDSLPAVVPAERAGGRTAARLLLTAGHRRVAVIGGLDDIASAERTRGIREALRAEGVTVPAEWIVRGGGEISAGYAGALRLLDGVGPSRRPTGVLCYNDRVAAGVLHAATRLGIDVPADLSVVGYDDQEHMAAFLTPPLTSVALPHRAMGEAAARLLLDAIEAGQAPPATVRRLPCPVITRASVGPAPTP